A single Brevundimonas sp. M20 DNA region contains:
- the mfd gene encoding transcription-repair coupling factor encodes MTPTRGDLELGGAPEGLDALTVADRLRAVGGIGVFVARDYARMGEFAQAFRFFANDIEVLEFPAWDCLPYDRLSPTASVSAERMAALTRLAGRAVDDSHPLLVVTTVAAATQRTPPREVTTAAGFETTVGLDLDTTALERYFGANGYVRASTVSERGEFAVRGGVIDVFPPGFEEPVRLDMFGSELETIRTFDPATQRSTGQMRSISLAPVSEALLTPEGISRFRTGYLNLFGAGGDDPLYAAVSEGARRQGMEHWLPLLYDRLETLFDYLPDQAPVFLDNQAEAARAERWTLTADAYEARRDASRTKTGAANRALPPERLYLPEADWNSALAGRAVRRLSPFAANDQVGGEDAGGRLGRAFTAERSQDSVNLFEAVARHAQSLKAAGKRVLFASWTEGSSERLAAMLSDHGLEHVVAVRDWADVQKAPDGLFLRGVLPVEHGFETEALAVISETDILGDRLARPRKKRRASNFLAEASALTAGDLVVHLDHGIGRYDGLKTLEIQDAPHDCLELMYAGESKLYLPVENIDLLTRYGSDTDGAQLDRLGGAGWQARKAKAKQRLRDMAEGLIALAAKRSLRTSDAITPPQGLFDEFCARFPYEETDDQLNAIGDVLEDLGKGTPMDRLICGDVGFGKTEVALRAAFVVAMSGQQVAVVCPTTLLARQHFKTFSERFAGWPIKVRHLSRMVTAKDAAETRAGLKDGSFEIVVGTHAVLSEQVGFKDLGLVIVDEEQHFGVKHKEKLKSLRADVHLLTLTATPIPRTLQMALSGIREMSIIATPPVDRLAVRTYVTPWDPVLVREALLREKYRGGQAYYVVPRLNDLPDIEKFLREQVPEIKFVVGHGQMTPTQLEDVMSAFYDGSYDLLLSTTIVESGLDVPTANTLIVHRADMFGLAQLHQIRGRIGRAKARAFAYLTTDATKPLSLSSERRLQVLQSLDNLGAGFQLASHDLDQRGGGNLLGDEQSGHIREVGVELYQQMLEDAVAELRQAGEGGVVDRGWSPAINVGAAVLIPEDYVPDLNVRLSLYRRLSDAENTESREALAAELIDRFGPLPDEAKQLLRIVGIKANCKTAHVERIDVGPKGAVLTLRDNTFPNPMGLVGLIQKNHAFWKIRPDQKIVVKGDWDTPEDRLKVAERITADLARVAGAA; translated from the coding sequence ATGACCCCGACGCGCGGCGATCTGGAACTGGGCGGCGCCCCGGAAGGTCTCGACGCCCTGACTGTGGCGGACCGCCTGCGCGCTGTCGGCGGCATTGGCGTCTTTGTCGCCCGCGACTACGCCCGCATGGGTGAGTTCGCCCAGGCGTTCCGGTTCTTCGCGAACGATATTGAAGTTCTTGAGTTTCCGGCCTGGGATTGTCTGCCCTATGACCGCCTGAGCCCCACCGCCTCGGTGTCGGCCGAGCGGATGGCGGCCCTGACCAGACTGGCCGGGCGCGCCGTGGATGACAGTCACCCTCTGCTGGTCGTCACGACGGTCGCCGCCGCCACCCAGCGCACGCCCCCGCGTGAGGTGACCACGGCCGCCGGCTTCGAAACCACGGTCGGCCTCGACCTCGATACGACGGCGCTGGAACGCTATTTCGGGGCGAACGGCTATGTGCGGGCCTCGACCGTGTCGGAGCGGGGCGAGTTCGCCGTGCGCGGCGGCGTCATCGACGTCTTCCCGCCGGGCTTCGAGGAGCCGGTGCGTCTGGACATGTTCGGGTCCGAGCTGGAGACGATCCGCACCTTCGATCCCGCGACCCAGCGCTCCACCGGCCAGATGCGCTCCATTTCGCTGGCCCCGGTGTCCGAGGCGCTGCTGACGCCCGAGGGTATTTCCCGTTTCCGGACCGGCTATCTGAACCTGTTCGGCGCCGGCGGCGATGATCCGCTGTACGCCGCCGTCAGCGAGGGCGCGCGCCGTCAGGGCATGGAGCACTGGCTGCCGCTGCTCTACGACCGGCTGGAGACCCTGTTCGACTATCTGCCGGATCAGGCGCCGGTCTTCCTCGACAATCAGGCGGAGGCCGCGCGCGCCGAGCGCTGGACCCTGACCGCCGACGCTTACGAAGCCCGTCGCGATGCCTCCCGGACCAAGACCGGGGCCGCCAACCGCGCCCTGCCGCCCGAACGACTCTATCTGCCGGAAGCGGACTGGAACTCGGCGCTTGCGGGCCGCGCCGTGCGTCGGCTGTCGCCCTTCGCGGCCAACGACCAGGTCGGTGGCGAGGATGCGGGCGGTCGTCTGGGCCGCGCCTTCACCGCCGAGCGGTCGCAGGACAGCGTCAATCTGTTCGAGGCTGTGGCCAGACACGCCCAGAGCCTGAAGGCGGCGGGCAAGCGCGTCCTGTTCGCCTCATGGACCGAGGGTTCTTCCGAACGTCTGGCGGCCATGCTGTCCGATCACGGGCTGGAGCATGTGGTCGCCGTGCGCGACTGGGCCGATGTTCAGAAGGCGCCCGACGGCCTGTTCCTGCGCGGCGTTCTGCCGGTCGAGCATGGCTTCGAGACCGAGGCTCTGGCGGTCATCTCCGAGACCGACATCCTCGGCGACCGTCTGGCGCGACCGCGCAAGAAGCGCCGGGCGTCGAACTTCCTCGCCGAGGCGTCCGCCCTGACCGCGGGCGATCTGGTCGTCCACCTGGATCACGGCATCGGCCGTTATGACGGGCTGAAGACGCTCGAAATCCAGGATGCCCCGCACGACTGTCTGGAGCTGATGTACGCGGGCGAGAGCAAGCTCTACCTGCCGGTCGAGAACATCGACCTGCTGACCCGCTACGGCTCCGATACTGACGGGGCGCAACTGGATCGGCTGGGCGGCGCGGGCTGGCAGGCGCGCAAGGCCAAGGCCAAACAGCGTCTGCGCGACATGGCCGAGGGCCTGATCGCGTTGGCCGCCAAGCGCTCGCTGCGCACCTCGGACGCCATCACCCCGCCGCAGGGGCTGTTCGATGAGTTCTGCGCCCGCTTCCCGTATGAGGAGACGGACGACCAGCTCAACGCCATCGGCGACGTGCTGGAGGATCTGGGCAAGGGCACGCCGATGGATCGCCTGATCTGCGGCGATGTCGGCTTCGGCAAGACCGAGGTGGCCCTGCGCGCCGCCTTTGTCGTGGCCATGAGCGGGCAGCAGGTGGCCGTGGTCTGCCCCACGACCCTGCTGGCGCGCCAGCACTTCAAGACCTTCTCAGAGCGGTTCGCGGGCTGGCCGATCAAGGTCCGCCACCTGTCGCGCATGGTCACGGCCAAGGACGCGGCCGAGACGCGCGCGGGTTTGAAGGACGGCTCGTTCGAGATCGTCGTCGGCACCCATGCGGTGCTGAGCGAGCAGGTCGGCTTCAAGGACCTGGGCCTCGTCATCGTCGACGAGGAGCAGCACTTCGGGGTCAAGCACAAGGAGAAGCTCAAGTCGCTTCGCGCCGACGTGCACCTGCTGACCCTGACCGCGACCCCGATCCCGCGCACGCTCCAGATGGCCCTGTCCGGCATCCGCGAGATGTCGATCATCGCCACCCCGCCGGTGGATCGTCTGGCCGTCCGCACCTACGTCACTCCGTGGGACCCGGTGCTGGTTCGCGAAGCCCTGCTGCGCGAGAAGTATCGCGGCGGGCAGGCCTATTACGTGGTGCCGCGCCTCAACGACCTGCCGGATATCGAGAAATTCCTGCGCGAGCAGGTGCCCGAGATCAAGTTCGTGGTCGGTCACGGCCAGATGACGCCGACCCAGCTGGAAGACGTGATGAGCGCCTTCTACGACGGCAGCTACGACCTGCTGCTGTCCACGACCATTGTTGAGTCCGGACTTGATGTTCCGACGGCTAACACCCTGATTGTGCATAGGGCGGACATGTTCGGTCTGGCGCAACTGCACCAGATCAGAGGCCGCATCGGCCGGGCCAAGGCGCGCGCCTTCGCCTATCTGACCACGGACGCGACCAAACCCCTGTCGCTGTCGTCCGAGCGCCGTCTGCAGGTGCTGCAGTCGCTGGACAACCTCGGCGCCGGCTTCCAGCTGGCCAGCCACGACCTGGACCAGCGCGGCGGCGGCAATCTGCTGGGCGACGAACAGTCCGGCCACATCCGCGAGGTGGGCGTCGAACTGTATCAACAGATGCTCGAGGACGCGGTCGCCGAGCTGCGTCAGGCGGGCGAAGGCGGCGTGGTTGATCGCGGCTGGTCTCCGGCCATCAATGTCGGCGCGGCTGTTTTGATTCCAGAGGATTATGTCCCGGACCTGAACGTTCGTCTGAGCCTGTACCGCCGCCTGTCGGACGCCGAGAACACCGAAAGTCGCGAGGCTCTGGCTGCCGAACTGATCGACCGCTTCGGTCCTCTGCCCGATGAAGCGAAACAGCTTCTGCGCATCGTCGGCATCAAGGCCAACTGCAAGACGGCTCACGTCGAACGCATTGACGTCGGACCCAAGGGCGCGGTGCTGACCCTGCGCGACAATACCTTCCCGAACCCGATGGGGCTGGTCGGCCTGATCCAGAAGAACCACGCCTTCTGGAAGATCCGCCCCGATCAGAAGATCGTCGTGAAGGGCGACTGGGATACGCCGGAGGACCGCCTGAAGGTCGCCGAACGCATCACCGCCGATCTGGCGCGGGTGGCGGGAGCGGCGTGA
- a CDS encoding succinate dehydrogenase assembly factor 2, with translation MADTNARPTETREQRLGRIAFRAWRRGFREADLVLGPFADQVAPTLTPEELDLFEDLLLEDDDHALYAWIIQTAPTPEKYDGSLMTKIRAFMAAHVAAEVAKGAG, from the coding sequence GTGGCCGATACGAACGCGCGTCCGACTGAAACCCGTGAACAACGGCTGGGCCGGATCGCCTTCCGCGCATGGCGTCGTGGCTTCCGCGAAGCCGATCTGGTGCTCGGGCCGTTCGCTGATCAGGTCGCGCCGACACTGACGCCCGAGGAGCTGGATCTGTTCGAAGACCTGCTGCTGGAGGACGACGATCACGCCCTTTACGCCTGGATCATCCAGACCGCGCCGACCCCCGAGAAATACGACGGCAGCCTGATGACGAAGATCCGCGCCTTCATGGCCGCGCATGTCGCCGCTGAAGTCGCGAAGGGCGCCGGTTGA
- a CDS encoding lysozyme inhibitor LprI family protein: MPVLASLLFGAALMQEKSNLSAAYDACLARARGITVEVRACTSQEHRRQDSRLNATYRELMRRLPESRRAGLRDAQRAWIAFREAECDYRGEQQGGGTLQAVIIDSCWLSFTAERADQLQHALEFEREYGD; this comes from the coding sequence ATGCCGGTTCTGGCGAGCCTGCTGTTCGGCGCGGCCCTGATGCAGGAGAAATCCAATCTCAGCGCCGCCTACGACGCCTGCCTCGCCCGCGCGCGAGGCATCACGGTGGAGGTTCGGGCGTGTACATCGCAGGAGCACCGGCGTCAGGACAGCCGGCTCAATGCGACCTATCGCGAGCTGATGCGACGCCTGCCGGAATCGCGGCGTGCAGGCCTCCGCGACGCCCAGCGCGCCTGGATCGCTTTCCGGGAAGCCGAATGCGACTACCGCGGGGAACAGCAGGGCGGTGGCACCCTCCAGGCCGTGATCATCGACAGCTGCTGGCTCAGCTTCACCGCCGAGCGCGCCGACCAGTTGCAGCACGCTCTGGAGTTCGAGCGCGAATACGGGGATTGA